The stretch of DNA ATCATTGAAAGATAACGTATTACCCTGTCTTTATCATCTATAACCTTTGGGTTTTTAATAGCATCTAAAGCTAGATTTATAGTTGCTATTGGTGTTTTAAACTCATGAGTCATATTATTAATGAAATCCGTCTTTATTTCAGATATCTTTCGCTGTTTTAAAAGTTGATACAATGCACTGGAATATGCTATTATTATAATAGATGTAAAAACTATTGACAACAATATCATTCCTATTATTGATGATAAAATATACTTTTTATCATCAGGAAAATTGACTAAAAGCTTATAGAGACTTTGATTGTTCTCATCATAAAAAATGGGCACTTTATAAGTAGACATGATATCATTTTCAAAACCATCACTGCGTACTTTTGTTGCTAAATCATTATCATAAATGGCAAATTCAAAGTCTATTTCAACACCTTCTTTTCCAAGCTTATTAGATAATAACTCTCGAATCTCTTCTTCAGAAACCCTTTTATGCACTGGAGTTCTTTTTGAAATTTCCTTAAAGCTCTTTTCAAAACTTAATCTTTGTGCTTCATCCATACTCCCGCTTCTAACAATTTTAGAAATAGGACTTTGTAAAATGTCTTTTTCAGATAAATCTATATTACTATAAATTTCTGTACTCGAACTGCTTATTATATTCTTAGCACTAATACTATCCAAATTTAAGCCAATGTCAAGGAGCGAAGAAGATAATTTATAATTTTCTTCAAAAATATTACTACTATAAATGAGCATTTCTTTTGTGCTGTTATTTTTCTGATAAATTAACAACTGAGAAACAGCATCTTCATCAACTTTTTTCTCTTTATCTAAGCTTAAATATTTCGAAAAATATTTTTCCGATTCATTGTCTTCTATAGTATTAGAAACGTAACTAAGCGCGCCTTTAACAATAAACTTAAATCTTTCTTTTTCGTTTTCTACAGAATTATTAATATAATAAGCTTGAATAGATATAATACCAATAAGAGATAAACTCATTAGTATTGTTAGTAGGATGAATATTCTTTTGCTCACTGTTCAAAATTAACATTTTAACATTTATGACACTCCCCTTTTAACCTTACATTAACAAAAATGTTAAAATGG from Flavivirga spongiicola encodes:
- a CDS encoding sensor histidine kinase: MSLSLIGIISIQAYYINNSVENEKERFKFIVKGALSYVSNTIEDNESEKYFSKYLSLDKEKKVDEDAVSQLLIYQKNNSTKEMLIYSSNIFEENYKLSSSLLDIGLNLDSISAKNIISSSSTEIYSNIDLSEKDILQSPISKIVRSGSMDEAQRLSFEKSFKEISKRTPVHKRVSEEEIRELLSNKLGKEGVEIDFEFAIYDNDLATKVRSDGFENDIMSTYKVPIFYDENNQSLYKLLVNFPDDKKYILSSIIGMILLSIVFTSIIIIAYSSALYQLLKQRKISEIKTDFINNMTHEFKTPIATINLALDAIKNPKVIDDKDRVIRYLSMIKEENKRMHAQVENVLRISKLEKNELNISKDRVNLHELIDDAITHVKLLVEDRQGYIKTFFEADKSSILANETHFTNVIVNILDNAMKYSPEAPKIEVYTENVGTNILVKIKDYGSGMSKAAAKRVFEKFYREHTGNIHNVKGHGLGLAYVKRIVEDHQGYVSVESEKGKGSTFTIKLPLIS